The proteins below are encoded in one region of Silene latifolia isolate original U9 population chromosome 2, ASM4854445v1, whole genome shotgun sequence:
- the LOC141642054 gene encoding putative aquaporin SIP2-1, translated as MGEIGLLISDFTLSLMWVWSGVLVKIFVFHILGFHHDVTGEIVKLCFSLINLFLFAVLIRFSKGGNYNPLTILAAAISGGFSNFLFIVGARIPAQVLGAIYGIRLLIQTFPAIGHGPKLNVDIHHGALTEGLLTFITVFISMTLSRTIPDSFVRKTWISSLSKLTLQIIGSDLTGGIMNPASVTGWAHARGNHITKEHIIVYWLAPIEGTLLAVWISGLLFQKLKEKEDTKSKIE; from the exons atgggAGAAATTGGGTTGTTAATCTCAGATTTTACCCTATCATTAATGTGGGTATGGTCAGGTGTTTTGGTGAAAATATTTGTGTTCCACATTCTTGGATTTCATCATGATGTTACTGGTGAAATTGTCAAATTGTGTTTTTCTCttattaatctatttttattTGCTGTATTAATTAGATTTTCCAAAGGTGGTAATTACAATCCTTTAACTATATTGGCTGCTGCAATTTCTGGGGGATTTAGCAATTTTTTGTTCATTGTTGGTGCCAGAATTCCTGCTCAG GTGCTTGGAGCCATTTATGGAATCCGTCTCCTCATTCAAACTTTTCCTGCAATAGGCCATGGACCAAAGCTTAATGTAGACATCCATCACGGTGCATTGACTGAAGGACTTTTAACATTTATAACTGTCTTTATTTCCATGACATTATCGAGAACCATTCCCGACAGTTTTGTGAGGAAGACATGGATTTCTAGTCTTTCCAAACTCACCCTTCAAATAATTGGTTCTGACTTAACCGGTGGAATCATGAACCCTGCTTCT GTAACAGGATGGGCACATGCTCGGGGTAATCACATAACGAAGGAACACATAATTGTCTACTGGCTTGCTCCAATCGAGGGGACTTTGTTGGCTGTTTGGATCTCTGGTCTGTTGTTCCAGAAACTGAAAGAGAAGGAAGACACGAAAAGTAAGATAGAATGA